One genomic segment of Xyrauchen texanus isolate HMW12.3.18 chromosome 5, RBS_HiC_50CHRs, whole genome shotgun sequence includes these proteins:
- the LOC127643837 gene encoding uncharacterized protein LOC127643837, which produces MSEGFFLTFQSQLSVVMETILKSAMFEITRLVEDSFLEEVGRCKQEVELLRRKLQLSETKLRERECERGKKLQFTDCGRTGDESRQVETVPGLNLRDQSTTGAPLTEKVWSIRQQLEPNIDKATHLHSKEKHDVHKQSANEITAAHTNSNAQIPLEVLQRLLDNAAVHSESTCDFKPRVNDIDESEKDFTLDKEMDFNHAKLLQSPLAEDGHNDLAPSSPNSRVKSETELDLLPVKDEEEMVPVWDSDRDDGCHAEMVDPSHEELRGSSDQEEIQIGRRFAECPSTEQGKLHPINRRRTFSVVAREILTQFQVWQRACYSRNIEWGPITAKIISALPHLYGKETEVIVRCTKMLHNRRDYLRRRAKEAAVERNMLPMSQRFLEQLQNVCMKA; this is translated from the exons ATGTCAGAAGGCTTTTTCCTCACATTCCAGTCTCAGCTCTCCGTTGTCATGGAGACCATCCTCAAATCCGCCATGTTTGAGATAACCAGGCTGGTGGAGGACAGCTTCCTCGAGGAAGTGGGTCGTTGTAAACAGGAGGTGGAACTCTTGAGACGAAAGCTGCAGTTGTCTGAAACTAAACTGAGGGAGAGAGAATGCGAACGGGGGAAGAAGTTACAGTTCACAGACTGTGGCCGAACAGGAGATGAAAGCCGACAGGTAGAGACAGTTCCAG GCCTAAACTTGAGAGATCAGTCTACCACAGGGGCTCCACTGACTGAAAAGGTGTGGAGTATAAGACAGCAGTTGGAGCCTAACATAGACAAAGCAACACACTTGCATTCTAAAGAGAAGCATGATGTACACAAACAGAGTGCTAATGAGATCACCGCAGCTCACACCAACTCCAATGCACAGATTCCTCTGGAAGTTCTACAGAGACTTCTGGACAATGCAGCAGTTCATAGCGAGTCCACTTGTGACTTTAAACCTAGAGTGAATGACATAGATGAATCTGAAAAGGACTTCACTCTTGATAAGGAAATGGACTTCAATCACGCAAAACTGTTACAAAGTCCTTTGGCTGAGGATGGGCATAATGATTTGGCACCGTCTTCACCAAACAGTAGAGTAAAATCAGAGACAGAGCTGGATCTTCTACCTGTCAAGGATGAGGAAGAGATGGTTCCAGTGTGGGATAGCGATAGAGATGATGGTTGCCATGCTGAAATGGTTGATCCGAGTCACGAAGAGCTCAGAGGGTCTAGTGATCAGGAGGAGATACAG ATTGGCCGAAGGTTTGCGGAATGTCCCTCCACAGAACAAGGAAAACTGCACCCCATAAACAGGCGGAGAACATTCAGC gTAGTGGCCAGGGAGATCCTGACACAGTTTCAGGTTTGGCAGAGGGCATGCTATAGCAGGAATATTGAGTGGGGCCCAATTACAGCAAAG ATCATTTCTGCACTGCCACATTTGTATGGAAAGGAGACAGAGGTGATCGTTCGATGTACTAAGATGCTACACAATCGCAGGGATTACCTTCGAAGGAGAGCAAAG GAAGCTGCTGTGGAAAGAAATATGTTACCTATGAGCCAGAGATTTCTTGAACAACTTCAAAAT GTCTGCATGAAAGCGTGA
- the LOC127643834 gene encoding zinc finger and SCAN domain-containing protein 10-like, producing MTDTLVLSFQTQLSAVMETVLKTTMYEITRLVEESFLEQMDRGKREAEVLRRRLIVSEAKLRERERFKRVRCVDCGRTAVPKRRILNRGTDTQCGLGQPLILKQEKASDRSWRCSAKGSTMSNQEKPSTVLETQQNAVLEDGPKDVGEVKEEATVARDNQACLLMHSQVHKQKDSHNQLEETIGLDDTDSDHRTLKNKPSGGTPCTEKPGNEDDVLHRNQPKWFSSKTDPLPQPEPVRTSSSTQSQGLRPQVGSLDSGSIKQEVVVMLPTDWEDIDRIRPPMVSAHSSAKKTQLELKPGDPVTARPQVEERVPYPVPPINVQGLAPQTIQHSVRKNTKVVLYTNAVVSDKGANDVNMVHSICKGLPAPKPSQLHQYTEGAGTGERSFSTVHQGRGLPQVINMRVQGDTRHNSARTTHDCNQCGKGFSHLCHLRAHQQIHTGERQFCCTICSKSFTKLSNLKAHRRVHTGERPYICTDCGKRFTQKCNLKRHQRIHSEFTHSNI from the exons ATGACGGACACACTCGTCCTCTCGTTCCAGACACAGTTGTCTGCGGTCATGGAAACTGTCCTCAAGACCACAATGTACGAGATCACCAGGTTAGTGGAGGAGAGCTTCTTGGAGCAGATGGATCGCGGGAAACGCGAGGCGGAGGTGTTGAGACGAAGGCTGATCGTGTCGGAGGCTAAACTGAGGGAACGGGAGAGGTTCAAGAGGGTGCGTTGTGTGGACTGTGGTCGGACAGCAGTGCCCAAGAGGAGAATACTAAACAGAGGCACAGATACACAGTGCG GTTTGGGCCAACCCCTTATTCTAAAGCAGGAGAAAGCCTCTGACAGAAGTTGGAGGTGTAGTGCCAAGGGAAGCACAATGTCAAACCAGGAGAAGCCTTCAACGGTCCTAGAAACTCAGCAAAAT GCTGTTCTAGAGGATGGACCTAAGGATGTAGGAGAAGTGAAAGAGGAGGCCACCGTGGCTAGAGATAATCAAGCTTGCCTATTAATGCATTCtcaagtacacaaacaaaaggaTTCTCATAACCAACTGGAAGAAACCATTGGGCTGGATGATACTGACTCTGACCACAGGACACTAAAGAACAAACCAAGTGGTGGCACACCTTGCACTGAGAAGCCTGGGAATGAGGATGACGTGTTACACAGGAACCAACCAAAATGGTTTAGTTCTAAAACAGACCCTCTTCCTCAGCCAGAACCAGTCAGGACTTCATCATCTACTCAGTCTCAGGGTTTGAGACCGCAAGTAGGCAGCCTAGACTCGGGATCCATTAAACAAGAAGTTGTAGTGATGCTTCCAACAGACTGGGAAGACATTGATAGGATTAGGCCTCCAATGGTTTCTGCTCACAGTAGTGCTAAAAAGACACAATTGGAACTTAAGCCTGGCGATCCCGTCACTGCTAGACCTCAAGTTGAGGAGCGAGTTCCATATCCTGTGCCTCCTATCAATGTTCAGGGCCTTGCACCGCAAACCATACAGCATTCAGTTAGGAAGAACACAAAAGTTGTTCTATATACCAATGCGGTTGTTTCAGATAAAGGTGCCAATGATGTAAACATGGTACATTCCATCTGCAAAGGCCTTCCCGCTCCAAAACCATCTCAACTCCATCAATACACTGAAGGAGCCGGTACAGGTGAAAGAAGTTTCAGCACCGTACACCAAGGAAGGGGTCTCCCACAGGTGATCAATATGAGGGTTCAGGGTGACACCCGACACAATTCGGCGAGGACAACACACGATTGCAACCAGTGTGGAAAAGGCTTTTCTCACCTTTGCCACCTCAGAGCTCACCAACAGATCCACACAGGAGAGAGGCAGTTCTGCTGTACAATCTGCAGCAAAAGCTTCACAAAACTGAGTAACTTGAAAGCTCACCGCAGGGTCCACACGGGTGAGAGACCTTATATCTGCACAGACTGTGGTAAAAGGTTTACCCAGAAATGCAACTTGAAAAGGCATCAGAGAATTCACTCTGAATTCACACACTCCAATATATGA
- the si:ch73-109d9.2 gene encoding zinc finger and SCAN domain-containing protein 30 has product MSSVILTFQSQLSGVMETVFKAAMFEITRLVEESFVNEVSRSREQVETLKKRLQWSESRRKNQETSDRRLTCTECGKPRSSNEERVDISSQESENQSSLKQETVVEGSWRSCDLKTTDIPLVKERSEDQTSLRNTEESVDTDDKKLDCILKEEAFYATADNKELQDGWTLDTEGPETSDFSAHSFSERELQQIQDDWSSGLDQTTDNEPYADIVDVQGLPYRTRYNTEELSRYSVHELNMGDLNGQERTEDTLGNAALVGPIQNKQGIAEEVERHHSSSIRSKRGNRGSLPAQVNPARKDVDRDMHCLLINEDGHLQDMNVLMEAAEHRGHSLYVGDTANDATGLYKGNAFNISLDCKDGQVLGDNRASLNGNPLSYRVSSSAAYTCNQCGKNFTLACNLKVHQRVHQREGLHLCSHCGKGYSSFSDLRTHRCSQTGDKPYTCTLCGSKFSRLWNLKLHKRIHTQEKPHKCTLCSKSFTRADILKVHQRTHTGERPYSCGICGQSFKRPDHLRSHQRKHGADLNNA; this is encoded by the exons ATGTCCAGTGTCATCCTCACGTTTCAGTCACAGCTGTCCGGGGTCATGGAGACCGTTTTTAAAGCTGCCATGTTTGAGATCACCCGGCTGGTGGAGGAGAGTTTCGTGAATGAAGTGTCTCGCAGTCGAGAACAGGTGGAGACTCTGAAGAAAAGACTGCAGTGGAGCGAGTCCAGACGGAAAAATCAAGAGACAAGTGACAGGAGACTGACGTGTACAGAGTGTGGAAAACCCCGTTCATCTAACGAGGAAAGAGTAGACATTTCATCACAAGAATCAG AAAATCAAAGCAGTCTCAAACAGGAGACAGTTGTGGAGGGAAGCTGGCGAAGCTGTGATTTGAAGACTACTGACATACCTTTAGTAAAAGAGAGATCAGAAGACCAAACCAGCCTCAGGAACACAGAAGag TCTGTAGATACAGATGACAAGAAACTGGACTGCATACTAAAAGAAGAGGCTTTTTATGCCACTGCTGATAATAAGGAGCTTCAGGATGGGTGGACACTGGATACTGAAG gACCTGAGACATCTGATTTCTCGGCACACAGTTTCAGTGAGCGGGAGCTGCAGCAGATTCAGGATGACTGGAGCTCTGGACTTGATCAGACCACTGACAATGAGCCTTATGCAGATATTGTAGATGTCCAAGGACTGCCATACCGAACACGTTACAACACAGAGGAACTTTCGAGATACAGTGTGCATGAACTGAACATGGGAGACCTGAACGGTCAAGAAAGAACAGAAGACACGTTGGGTAATGCGGCATTGGTAGGGCCCATTCAAAATAAGCAGGGCATAGCTGAGGAAGTTGAAAGACATCACAGCTCTTCCATTAGGAGTAAGAGAGGAAATAGAGGATCTTTGCCAGCACAAGTTAACCCTGCGAGGAAAGATGTGGACCGAGACATGCACTGTTTGCTTATTAATGAAGATGGCCACTTGCAGGACATGAATGTCCTCATGGAAGCGGCTGAGCATAGAGGACACTCTCTTTATGTTGGGGACACAGCTAATGATGCCACTGGACTTTATAAGGGAAATGCATTCAATATCTCTCTAGATTGTAAAGATGGACAAGTTTTAGGAGACAATCGGGCTTCTCTGAATGGCAACCCGCTCTCCTACCGAGTCAGTTCAAGTGCAGCATACACCTGTAACCAGTGTGGGAAGAATTTCACCCTGGCCTGCAACCTAAAAGTCCACCAACGTGTCCACCAGCGGGAAGGTCTCCATCTGTGCAGTCACTGTGGGAAAGGTTACTCGTCCTTCAGTGACCTGCGTACACACCGATGTAGTCAGACCGGAGACAAGCCTTACACCTGCACGCTTTGCGGGAGCAAGTTCAGTCGACTTTGGAACCTCAAGCTGCACAAACGCATTCACACGCAGGAGAAACCGCACAAGTGTACTTTGTGCAGTAAGAGCTTTACTCGGGCAGATATCTTGAAAGTACATCAACGGACCCACACAGGAGAAAGACCGTACAGCTGTGGTATCTGTGGACAGAGCTTCAAACGACCAGACCACCTTAGGTCACATCAGCGCAAACATGGTGCCGATCTGAACAATGCTTGA
- the LOC127643826 gene encoding uncharacterized protein LOC127643826 gives MPNVRMEDSETFQTQFTSIMARLLQTAVREATQLFEGTLLHLKAELVQLRQENVRLKTCDSSSQVKKRCTKVWSQRNDNVAENRDVGVQCEKAIFVDRGCSPLQCIGQRLHVGDITSDKLADLCTTEDRSRQLALLLIKQEPLVTEHDQYTPGYFLLKQEGAEPILVRREPNKDTVERVVIPPAFKAITRHYSNSREKSPPLVTRTSCSHRVDSCGHQSDWTKHPARGTAERTSENRAGSSSQNQTERESAFLSTETSTISVQHANSNQTLVPSINLSVPMIELSGVQGCIAMPMVHGRPNQNPETINQLAQEVTTLVQSAIPSDHVSDTEASNTFPPVQDRILSTNLACSQAQVFDSLPKIMPVHSVSSSPSFQFPLVQQHNLAQAAQSSYLPSHVPYTSLHLPVTPIQGSVSTLPASSSSTPYPPQHTQSQYPTQSDQFSSSSDHFFPPPENTPGLLESLDTLHLHSPIVMMPQDAPEHFSMPHFQPSGQLAPLLTLEEQQAETSSHSSVALGRVPIIPLQTAVSPVNNFEVCIGETKSVSKDDDYDDQDLLEDSEDNSPTLQSRLRKQRRAFSKSRQINLADDVCTFNFEGERIDRAQKDLISEAKYCGTSVSTNNASQSKTLQRSTECSECGRVLSNASALENHMRLHTGERPYTCSQCGKAFPSVRGLNRHVKVHAEEKRYQCEECGKSFVYHFTLTKHKLIHTGERPFPCKVCGKRFLAKADRSTHMRMHTGEKPFSCTQCGKKFKHRVALNMHLQGHRGEKRYVCPHCEKGFVDLGNFKRHKLIHTGERPFECKECSKRFTQSAHLKKHVNTQHMIH, from the exons ATGCCGAATGTCAGGATGGAAGATTCCGAGACGTTTCAAACCCAATTCACATCCATTATGGCAAGACTCTTACAGACCGCTGTCAGGGAAGCAACACAACTTTTTGAAGGCACTTTGCTGCACTTGAAAGCGGAGTTGGTGCAACTGAGACAGGAGAATGTCCGTCTGAAGACATGTGATTCATCCAGTCAAGTCAAAAAAAGGTGCACTAAGGTTTGGAGTCAGAGGAATGACAATGTTGCTGAAAATCGCGATGTTGGAGTGCAGTGTG AAAAGGCCATTTTCGTTGACCGGGGCTGCAGTCCTCTTCAGTGTATAGGACAACGTCTTCACGTGGGGGATATTACAAGTGATAAACTGGCAGATCTGTGCACAACTGAGGATAGGAGCAGACAGCTTGCATTGCTCCTCATCAAACAAGAG CCTCTAGTGACTGAACATGACCAATACACACCAGGATACTTTCTATTGAAGCAAGAAGGTGCTGAGCCAATACTGGTGCGCAGAGAGCCAAATAAGGACACAGTggaaagag TTGTGATCCCACCAGCATTTAAAGCAATAACCAGGCACTATAGCAACTCTAGGGAAAAGTCACCACCATTAGTTACTAGGACCTCTTGTAGTCACAGAGTGGATTCCTGTGGTCACCAATCCGACTGGACTAAACACCCAGCCAGAGGTACAGCTGAAAGAACATCAGAAAACAGAGCCGGCTCGTCTTCCCAAAACCAAACAGAACGAGAAAGTGCATTTTTGTCAACCGAGACATCAACTATTTCAGTACAACATGCCAATTCAAACCAGACTCTTGTTCCCTCAATTAATTTATCTGTGCCTATGATTGAGCTGTCTGGTGTTCAAGGTTGTATAGCAATGCCTATGGTTCACGGTAGACCAAACCAGAATCCTGAAACAATAAACCAGCTAGCCCAGGAGGTGACCACACTAGTACAATCTGCCATACCATCAGACCATGTTTCAGATACAGAAGCATCAAATACATTTCCACCAGTCCAGGATCGGATTCTCTCTACCAATCTTGCTTGCTCTCAAGCCCAGGTTTTTGATTCATTGCCAAAGATAATGCCAGTGCATTCTGTGAGTTCAAGTCCATCATTCCAGTTCCCTTTGGTGCAACAACACAATCTGGCTCAGGCAGCTCAATCTTCTTATCTGCCAAGCCATGTTCCATATACTTCTCTCCACCTTCCAGTTACACCTATTCAGGGATCTGTCTCCACACTTCCAGCTTCATCAAGTAGTACCCCATACCCACCTCAACATACGCAATCTCAATATCCAACACAATCTGATCAGTTCTCATCTTCTTCAGACCATTTTTTTCCTCCACCTGAAAACACCCCAGGTTTACTTGAATCTCTGGATACTCTGCATTTGCACTCGCCCATTGTGATGATGCCCCAAGATGCCCCAGAGCATTTTTCTATGCCCCATTTTCAGCCATCCGGGCAACTTGCACCTCTGCTAACGCTGGAGGAGCAGCAAGCTGAAACTTCCTCCCATTCAAGTGTTGCTTTAGGGAGAGTACCTATTATACCTTTACAGACTGCAGTTTCTCCAGTCAATAACTTTGAAGTCTGTATTGGAGAGACTAAGTCAGTTTCCAaagatgatgattatgatgatcaAGACCTCttagaggatagtgaggacaatAGTCCCACACTCCAGTCTAGACTGCGGAAACAGAGAAGGGCTTTTTCCAAATCCAGACAAATAAATTTAGCAGATGATGTCTGCACATTCAATTTCGAGGGTGAAAGGATAGACAGGGCACAGAAAGACTTGATTAGTGAAGCAAAATATTGTGGCACAAGTGTTTCCACAAATAATGCAAGTCAAAGCAAAACACTGCAGAGGAGTACGGAGTGCTCTGAGTGTGGAAGGGTGCTCAGCAATGCATCTGCCTTGGAGAACCACATGAGACTTCATACAGGTGAGAGGCCTTatacctgctctcagtgtggaaaggcCTTCCCTAGTGTACGAGGTCTTAACCGGCATGTAAAGGTCCATGCAGAGGAGAAGCGGTATCAGTGTGAGGAATGTGGAAAAAGCTTTGTTTACCACTTTACTCTTACCAAACATAAGCTCATCCACACTGGAGAAAGGCCCTTTCCTTGTAAAGTTTGCGGCAAGAGGTTTTTGGCCAAGGCAGACCGCTCTACGCATATGCGAatgcacactggagagaagccattctCTTGCACTCAATGTGGGAAGAAGTTTAAACACAGAGTTGCTCTAAATATGCACTTGCAAGGACATAGAGGGGAGAAACGCTATGTCTGCCCCCACTGTGAAAAGGGATTTGTGGATCTAGGTaattttaaaagacacaaacttATCCACACAGGGGAGAGGCCTTTTGAGTGCAAGGAATGTAGTAAACGGTTTACTCAGTCAGCCCATCTCAAGAAACATGTCAACACACAACATATGATTCATTAA